The bacterium genomic sequence AATGAAATATAAAATATACTATGACGATGAGGTAAGTAAACATCTTGAGCATATTGAAAGGAAATACTGGCGATTAATACGAGAAGAAATTGAATTACAATTGACGTATCAACCTGATGTTGAAACAAAAAATAAAAAACCTTTAAAAAAACCTCCAATAGATAATAAATGGGAAATAAGGTTTGGTCATAATAATATATTTAGAGTATTTTATTCCATACTTTCTGAAAAGCAAGAAGTATGGATTCATATGATTGCTCGTAAGATTAATAACAAGCTCTTTGTAGGAGCAAAGGAGATAGAATTATGAAGATAGCACCTCTTGCAGAAGTAAAAACAAAATTTAGCGAATATATAAATGAAAGCCATAAAGGGACAGTTGTTGTAACAAAAAATGGAAAAGTGACAGCAGTATTGCTTGGTATTGAAAACGATGATGAACTTGAAAGAATAATCTTATTCAACTCAAAACAATTTCAATCGATGCTCCAAAACTCTGAAAAACGGATGGAGAAGAAAAAAGTAACACATGATGAATTCTGGAAGAAAATGGAGAACATAAAATAAATTCAGATTTTAACATGGCAATTCAGGGGATGTTTTGGGGGACGACTTAGGCGACTTAGCGACTTAGGGACGGACTTAGCGGACTTAGTAGCGGACTTACGGACTTACTTAGGACTTAGGGGAATGAAATTGCTTAGA encodes the following:
- a CDS encoding addiction module toxin RelE, which encodes MKYKIYYDDEVSKHLEHIERKYWRLIREEIELQLTYQPDVETKNKKPLKKPPIDNKWEIRFGHNNIFRVFYSILSEKQEVWIHMIARKINNKLFVGAKEIEL
- a CDS encoding type II toxin-antitoxin system Phd/YefM family antitoxin, whose product is MKIAPLAEVKTKFSEYINESHKGTVVVTKNGKVTAVLLGIENDDELERIILFNSKQFQSMLQNSEKRMEKKKVTHDEFWKKMENIK